In the Leptotrichia sp. oral taxon 223 genome, TTTCTCCCCTCAGGTATGTCAGGCACCCCTTCTCCCGAAGTTACGGGGCTATTTTGCAGAGTTCCTTAGCTAGAGTTATCCTGTCGGCCTCAAGTTTCTCACTCTGTCCACCTGTGTCGGTTTACAGTACGGGCACTATTTCTCATCGATAGAAGTTTTTCTCGGCAGTGTAGGATCTGTGGCTTATGCCAATGCACTTCCCCATCAGGTCTCACATTTAGACACGCGGATTTGCCTGCGTGTCCATGCTGCGCCCTTGGAAAGGCTATTCCGTCAGCCTTCCCACATACCTTCCTGCGTCACTCCGTCTCTCGGGCGATAATAGTGGTACAGGAATATTAACCTGTTTTCCATTCGCCATCACAGTTTTGCTTATGCTTAGGTCCCGACTTCCCCAGGGCGGACAAACCTTCCCCTGGAAACCTTGGACTTCCGGCCGGTGGGATTCTCGCCCGCCTTCTCGCTACTCATTCCTGCATTCTCGCTTCTGATGCCTCCAGGAAGCCTTGCGGCGTCCCTTCGACGGCCTACAGAACGCTCTCCTACCAGGCGTGTGGACACGCCTCCGCAGCTTCGGTTTATGTCTTAGCCCCGTTACATCTTCGGCGCAGATGCTCTCGACCAGTGAGCTGTTACGCACTCTTTCAAGGCATGGCTGCTTCTAAGCCAACCTCCTGGTTGTCTGTGAACATCCACCTCCTTTCCCACTTAGACATAATTAGGGACCTTAGCTGGCGGTCTGGGCTGTTCCCCTCTCGTCCATGGACCTTGTCATCCATGGACTCACTCCTGACGATCAATATACGGTATTCGAAGTTTGCTTGGTTTCGGTAAGCAGTACGCCCCCTAGACCATACAGTGCTCTACCCCCGCATATCTTGGCGTCAAGGCTACACCTAAATGCATTTCGGAGAGAACGAGCTATCTCCTAGTTCGATTGGCTTTTCACCCCTAGACCTGCCTCATCTCCCAACTTTTCAACGGCGGTGAGTTCGGCCCTCCACTGAGTCTTACCTCAGCTTCAGCCTGGACAGGCCTAGATCACTAGGTTTCGCGTCTATGACTGGCGACTTAACGCCCTATTGAGACTCGGTTTCCCTTCGGCTCCGCTTTATTAACCTTGCCACCAATCATAACTCGCAGGATGATTAACCAAAATCCACGCAGTCACACATAAAGTGCTCCTACCGTTTGTAGGCACACGGTTTCAAATTCTGTTTCACTCCCTTGCTCAGGGTTCTTTTCACCTTTCCCTCACGGTACTCTCCACTATCGGTCAACAGCAGTATTTAGCCTTGCGTGACATGGTCCACGCTGATTCACGCCAGATTCCTCGTGCCTGACGCTACTCGGGTGCTTCCAGTCGCCATATGCGCTTCACGCCCTACAGGACTTTCACCTTCTTTGGTTCAGCTTCCCAGCTGATTCCGCTTACATGCATATGGCTTAAACATTATGACAATCCGTTAATGGAAGTCCCACGACCCCGTGCCAGCAACGCTGTCCGCTTGGCGCTGGCACGGTTTAGGCTTCTCCCCGTTCGCTCGCCGCTACTCAGGGAATCGTTTTTACTTTCCTTTCCTCCCGCTACTTAGATGTTTCAGTTCGCGGGCTTACCGTTTTCACGCATATCCTCCAGATATGCAGGTTTGCCCATTCGGAAATCCGGGGATTAACGACTATGTGCGTCTACTCCCGGCTTATCGCAGCTTATCACGTCCTTCATCGGCTGCTGTTGCCTAGGCATCCTCCGTGTGCCCTTGTTAGCTTTTTCTCCAGAATAACTTTTACTCCAGTTCATTGTAATCTTTTACCTACTATTCATTTCCCATTGTCCTGAACAGAGACATAAGAAGAAGCAGCTAGTGAACTGGCTCCTTAGAAAGGAGGTGATCCATCCGCACCTTCCGGTACGGATACCTTGTTACGACTTCACCCCAATCACTGTCCACACCTTAGACGCCTTCCCCCTTGCGGTTGGACCGGCGGCTTCAGGTGCAGACAGCTCTCGTGGTGTGACGGGCGGTGTGTACAAGACCCGAGAACGTATTCACCGCAGCATTGCTGATCTGCGATTACTAGCGATTCCAGCTTCATGAAGCCGAGTTGCAGGCTTCAATCCGAACTTGGACCGGCTTTGCAGGTTCGCTTGGCGTCGCCGCCTCGCAGCTCTCTGTACCGGCCATTGTAGCACGTGTGTAGCCCAGATCATAAGGGGCATGATGACTTGACGTCATCCCCACCTTCCTCCTGCTCTTCGCAGGCAGTCTCGCCAGAGTCCCCAACCTAATGATGGCAACTGGCGATAGGGGTTGCGCTCGTTGCGGGACTTAACCCAACATCTCACGACACGAGCTGTCGACAGCCATGCACCACCTGTCTCTGCGTTCCCGAGGGCACTGCCCGCTCTCGCGGGCATCCGCAGGATGTCAAGATCTGGTAAGGTTCCTCGCGTTGCGTCGAATTAAACCACATGCTCCACCGCTTGTGCGGGTCCCCGTCAATTCCTTTGAGTTTCAGCCTTGCGGCCGTACTCCCCAGGCGGATTACTTATCGCATTAGCTTCGGCACGGACACTCTTCATGCCCACACCCAGTAATCATCGTTTACGGCCGGGACTACCAGGGTATCTAATCCTGTTCGCTCCCCCGGCTTTCGCACTTCAGCGTCAGTTGCCGTCCAGTGAACTATCTTCATCATCGGCATTCCTGCACATATCTACGAATTTCACCTCTACTCGTGCAGTTCCGTCCACCTCTCCAGCACTCTAGCCACGCAGTTTCCAGGGCAGGCCTGCGGTTGAGCCGCAGGTTTTCACCCCAGACTTGCCTGGCCGCCTAGATGCCCTTTATGCCCAATAATTCCGGATAACGCTTGCGACATACGTATTACCGCGGCTGCTGGCACGTATTTAGCCGTCGCTTCTTCTGCAGGTACCGTCACTTGCTTCTTCCCTGCTGAAAGCACTTTACAGCCCGAAAGCCTTCTTCGTGCACACAGAATTGCTGGATCAGGGTTGCCCCCATTGTCCAATATTCCCCACTGCTGCCTCCCGTAGGAGTAAGGGCCGTATCTCAGTCCCCTTGTGGCCGTTCACCCTCTCAGGCCGGCTACCTATCGTCGCCTTGGTGAGCCGTTACCTCACCAACAAGCTAATAGGACGCAAAGCTCTCCTGCAGCATCGCTTTTCATTGCCTGGCACATGCGTGCCGGCAACCGTATCAGGTGTTGTCAGTCGTTTCCGTCTGTTATCCCTGTCTGCAGGGCAAGTTCTTTACGCGCTACTCACCCGTCCGCCTTGGCTAGCCTGCGCAAGCGCAGATTCGCCAAAGACTTGCATGTGTTAAGCATTCTGTCAGCGTTCATCCTGAGCCAGGATCAAACTCTTCATTCAATATATCTTCATATATTTAATTTCACCTTTGTCTTGACGAGAATCTTATTTGCATAAGCATTCTTGACTTTTATCTATCTTTTACACATTATTGCTTCTTCTATTCTTATCTCAATTGTCCTTCGACACAGTTTTGTATCGACAAGATATATATTATCATAATTGGATTTCTTTGTCAACTACTTTTTTTCAAAAAATTTGGTTTTTTTCATATTTTTATTTGCAGTCTGTTTTTTATTTCTTAGAAGATACCTTAAAATCTAGTTTTTTAATTTATATATTAAGTATTTTGTGATTTAAATCTTTATTTACCTTTTAAATTCTTTTTATTTTTGAATCTTTTGTAAAATTATTTTTATGGCTTCACTTATATCTTTTACCTTTATTAATTCATTGTCTGTTATCCATTTTGCAACATTGGTATTTGTATATCCCAAAGATTCTAAAGCTAGCTTTAGATCTTCTTTCATTAATAACAATTCTGGATTTGAAGCATTTGATGTTATCAATTTACTTGATGATATATCGCTTATTTCTTCAATTGATTCTGCTAAATCCAGTTTTTTTACTTTATCTTTTAAGTCTAAAATTATTTTTTGCGCTTTTTTTACTCCTAGTCCTGGAACTCTTGTGAAAATTTTTGATTCATTTTCATTTACAATGTCAATAATTTCTCGTGTATTAAAAGTTGATAATATGGCAATTCCAAGCTTAGGTCCTACACCGCTTATAGTTATTAACGCCTTAAAAAGTTCTCTTTCATTTTGGGTTTTAAATCCATATAATGAAATATCATCTTCTTTTACATTTGTATAAATGTATAATTTTTCATCACTTCCAATATTATCTAACTTTTCAAAAGTTTTTAGAGATACATGAATTTTATATGCTAAACCGTTTATATCTAAAGCTATATAATCAATTTTTTTTATTGTTAATTTTCCAGAAATGTATTCAAACATTTATTTCCTTTCCTTAAAATATTTTATAATTATTTTTATAGTGTGAGTGTTCATTTTTTATTTTATAGTTTTATCAGTTCCACTTCTTTAATATCTTCTTTTAAAAACATAATGCCAATTTCTTTAAATTTTTCCTGTCCATCTGTCACATAGTATTTTACCTCTTCATTTTTTTTAGCATCATTCTTTAAAAATTCATTTTTTTGTAAAATATTTTTTAAATCTAAAGCCGTTTCCTTTGCCGGATCCACTATTTTTATATTCGGATAAATTTTACTGATAGCGTCTTTTAATAAAGGATAATGAGTACATCCTAATATTAGCGTGTCAATTTTGCCTTCAAAATCATCAAGATATGTTTTTATTATTTGATTTACTAATTTCCCGCTTAAAATTCCTTCTTCTACTGCTGGCACAAAAAGTGGGCATGCTTTCTGAATAACTTCTGCCTTTGTGTTGAAAAGTTTTATCTCTTCTTTGTATTTTCCTGATTTTATCGTTGCTTTTGTCCCTATAACGCCGATTTTACCATTTTTTGTGGTATTTATTGCCGTTCTTGCACCTGCTTCAATTACTCCTATAATTGGGATTTTAAATATTTCCTTTAACTCGTTTAGAGCTAAGGCTGTTGCTGTATTGCAGGCCACTACAATAGCGCTCACGTTTTTTTCTAACAAAAATGCAACTATTTCTTTTGAATACCGGATAATTAATTCTTTTGTCTTTTCCCCATATGGAACTCTTGCAGTGTCTCCAAGATAATATATTTTTTCACTTGGAAGAACTTTTCTTATTTCCTTTAATACTGTAAGTCCTCCAATTCCAGAGTCAAATACACCAATTGACATTTTACTTCCTTTCCTTTAATAATCGTTATCTTCAAAATTATTAATTAAGCAATAAAATTGAGCCGTTAAAAAACAGCTCTTTTTTCTTTTTACTTTATTTCATAATTAATTCTCCACTGTAAGTTAATGTTCCGTCAGTTGCAACATATGTACCTACAATTTTTCCTACGCTTTTTCTAGTGATTCCTGAATTTAAATTTACTGTGTAATTTAAGTTAGGACGTTGAGTAGCTGTTATTTCAACATCTTTGGATGGATATAAGTTATATTTGCTATTTCCTATTGTTGCTGTTGCTATCACATCACTTTTGCTTATAATCTTCATTCTTTTAGCTGAATTTTCATTATTATTCTTTCTGAAGATCATATTGAAAAATTGTTCTATTTTATTGCCTTTTTGTGCACTTCCATTATTTTCAGCACTGTAACTGCTATTGGCAGCTGTGTTTTTATTAGTGTAGCCATTATTCACATTTGTTTTTCTTGCATAGCCATTTGCATAATAATCGTTTATTTCTTTTGCCCCTATTGCATTTCTGTCTTTTGCCCTGTTTGAACCTAAAATAATGGCTATCATTCTGTCATTTCCTCTATTTGCCGTTAAAACAATGTTAGAACCTGCCGCATTGTGGTAACCTGTTTTTATTCCATCCACTCCTAGTACATTTCCTAAAAGCGTATTTGTAGAAGTTACTTTTGTATTTCCATTGTCAACATAGTCTACTTTATTTTTTGAAAAATTTAAATACTCGCTATAGTCTTTTAACGTTATTTGAGCCAATTTATACAAATCACGTGCATTTCCCTGATCCATGCATGATCCTGTATAGCTAGGCGGCAATCCGTTTGGAGAACAGTATCTAAGTGAAGTTAATCCATAACTTCTAGCTTTTTCATTCATTGAATTTACAAAATTTGAAACATCTCCTCCAACGTACTCAGCAAGAGCATATGCCGCATTATTTGACGATTTAATAATTGTTGCTTTTAATAAATCTCTTACTGTATACTGCTTTCCAGCCGTTAATTTTATTCCATACGGAACTGAGGCAGCTTTAGATGAAACTGTCACTTTATCATCATATGAAATTTGTCCGCTTTTTATTTTATCCAGCGTCAATATTGATGTCATAATTTTAGTAACTGAGGCTAATGGACGAACTGCTAAACTGTTGTCTTCCTTTATAATATTCCCATTAACATCTCCTATTAGAAGTGCCTTATAGTCATGATAATCTTCCCCTTCAGCAAATGAAAATGCTGATACAGCCAAAAATGCCATAGAAAATATTAGTTTTTTACTTTTTTTTCCAAACTTTACTTTTTTTACCATTTTATTTTTCTTTCCTCTTTTCATATCTAATAATTTTTCCTAAAAAGTATTATAACATTTTCTTATTAGTTTTTCATTTGTAAATTTCTTGATAAAACTTGTTTAATTCGATTTATTGTGCTTTTTAAGTACTCCCAATCATAAAAATAATTCTTTATTATTTGTGCTGTTAGTTTGATAAATCACCTGGATTCCTTTAATAACATATTATAAAAAAATACTTTTAGGATTTCTCATAAAATAGTCATAACTTTTGAACTCAGTTTTAAAGTATTTTTATTATACATTTAGTAAAAATAGTTAATTATATTGATATAAAATTTAAGTAATAATTTAGAAGATTTTATTATGAACATTATAAAAAATTAACCGCTATTTCCATATTATTTTGAACAATACATAGCTTATAGTTTAAAACGAAAGCAGAAGGTTCTATGGTAAGCCATTGCTTTTTACATATTTTTACTTTAATTTTTAAGTGGATTGGTTATAATATTATTTTTTATAAGGCAAATTGGACTCATTACAAAATTTAAAAGTATTTTTTTAAAAAATATGATATAATTATAAAAAATATAAATCAAAAAAAAGGAAAGATTAAAAATGAATAAACTTAACTGGAAAAGAATTTATGAGAAACCTGAAAAAAATGATGGTTTTAGAGTGTTTGCAGACAGGCTATGGGCAAGGGGGATGAAAAAGGAAGATGCCAAAATTGATTACTGGGCAAAGGAAATTACACCTACAAAAGAACTCAGGGAAGATTATCACAAAGGAAGAATTAATTTTGAAACGTTTGCAGCGGGATATCTAAGCGAGCTGGAAAAAAATCCTGATTTTGACAACTTTTTACAAAAAATAAAAACCGAGCTGACTTCAAGAAATGTTACAATACTTTTTGCAAGCAAGACTCCTGAAATTAGTCATATTCCGATTTTAAAAAAGTATTTGGAAAATAAGTTGTAAAAAGAGGAGAAAAAGATGATTGCGACATTATGTTACCTTGAAAAAGATAATAAATATCTAATGCTATACAGAAATAAGAAAAAAATCGATATAAATAAAGGGAAATGGATTGGCGTTGGTGGAAAACTGGAAACAGGGGAAACACCTGAGCAATGTTTAATACGGGAAGTCCAGGAGGAAACAGGATACAAGCTGAACAGTTATAAATACAGAGGGCTTGTAATTTTTAATTACAATGAAGACGAGCCTTTATTCATGTATGTTTATACAAGTTCCGATTTTGCCGGGATGGAAAAGGAATGTGATGAGGGGGATTTGAAATGGATTCCGAAAAATGAAATTTTGGATTTGGAATTGTGGGAAGGCGACAAAATATTTTTAGAATTATTGTTTAAAAATACACCATTTTTTTATTTGACTTTAAATTATGAAAATGACAATTTATTGAGCTCAAAACTAGAATTTAAAGAAAAATACAGCTGTTTTGAAGTTTTTGTTCCAGAAAATTATGTGGAAAAAATTGTGGAAAACTTACAAAAATACAATCTTTTGACAGAAGGCTTTTATGCAGATGTTTATTCTACAATTGATGGAATTGGACATTGGAAAACTTTGGAAGGTGGGAATCCTTTTGACGGAGAAGTTGGAAAAGCGAGCGTTGCCAATGAAAAAATTATGAAATTTAGAGTAAAAAAAGAATTTGAGGAGCTGGCGTATTATTTAGTGAAGGAAGCACATC is a window encoding:
- a CDS encoding NUDIX domain-containing protein encodes the protein MIATLCYLEKDNKYLMLYRNKKKIDINKGKWIGVGGKLETGETPEQCLIREVQEETGYKLNSYKYRGLVIFNYNEDEPLFMYVYTSSDFAGMEKECDEGDLKWIPKNEILDLELWEGDKIFLELLFKNTPFFYLTLNYENDNLLSSKLEFKEKYSCFEVFVPENYVEKIVENLQKYNLLTEGFYADVYSTIDGIGHWKTLEGGNPFDGEVGKASVANEKIMKFRVKKEFEELAYYLVKEAHPYETAVINVFRMEV
- the murI gene encoding glutamate racemase, whose translation is MSIGVFDSGIGGLTVLKEIRKVLPSEKIYYLGDTARVPYGEKTKELIIRYSKEIVAFLLEKNVSAIVVACNTATALALNELKEIFKIPIIGVIEAGARTAINTTKNGKIGVIGTKATIKSGKYKEEIKLFNTKAEVIQKACPLFVPAVEEGILSGKLVNQIIKTYLDDFEGKIDTLILGCTHYPLLKDAISKIYPNIKIVDPAKETALDLKNILQKNEFLKNDAKKNEEVKYYVTDGQEKFKEIGIMFLKEDIKEVELIKL
- the ruvA gene encoding Holliday junction branch migration protein RuvA, producing MFEYISGKLTIKKIDYIALDINGLAYKIHVSLKTFEKLDNIGSDEKLYIYTNVKEDDISLYGFKTQNERELFKALITISGVGPKLGIAILSTFNTREIIDIVNENESKIFTRVPGLGVKKAQKIILDLKDKVKKLDLAESIEEISDISSSKLITSNASNPELLLMKEDLKLALESLGYTNTNVAKWITDNELIKVKDISEAIKIILQKIQK
- a CDS encoding DUF488 domain-containing protein, whose amino-acid sequence is MNKLNWKRIYEKPEKNDGFRVFADRLWARGMKKEDAKIDYWAKEITPTKELREDYHKGRINFETFAAGYLSELEKNPDFDNFLQKIKTELTSRNVTILFASKTPEISHIPILKKYLENKL
- a CDS encoding D-alanyl-D-alanine carboxypeptidase family protein translates to MVKKVKFGKKSKKLIFSMAFLAVSAFSFAEGEDYHDYKALLIGDVNGNIIKEDNSLAVRPLASVTKIMTSILTLDKIKSGQISYDDKVTVSSKAASVPYGIKLTAGKQYTVRDLLKATIIKSSNNAAYALAEYVGGDVSNFVNSMNEKARSYGLTSLRYCSPNGLPPSYTGSCMDQGNARDLYKLAQITLKDYSEYLNFSKNKVDYVDNGNTKVTSTNTLLGNVLGVDGIKTGYHNAAGSNIVLTANRGNDRMIAIILGSNRAKDRNAIGAKEINDYYANGYARKTNVNNGYTNKNTAANSSYSAENNGSAQKGNKIEQFFNMIFRKNNNENSAKRMKIISKSDVIATATIGNSKYNLYPSKDVEITATQRPNLNYTVNLNSGITRKSVGKIVGTYVATDGTLTYSGELIMK